One Ananas comosus cultivar F153 linkage group 23, ASM154086v1, whole genome shotgun sequence genomic window carries:
- the LOC109727824 gene encoding L-ascorbate peroxidase 1, cytosolic-like: MGKSYPTVSEEYRAAVAKCRRKLRGLIAEKNCAPLMLRLAWHSAGTYDAQTGTGGPFGTMRHEVEQGHGANNGLEIAVRILEPIKAQFPNISYGDFYQLAGVVAVEITGGPEVPFHPGRQDKPEPPEEGRLPDATKGSDHLRDVFGKQMGLSDRDIVALSGGHTLGRCHKERSGFEGAWTTNPLIFDNSYFKELLSGENKDLLQLPSDKALLADPVFRPFVEKYAADEDAFFADYAEAHMKLSELGFADA; encoded by the exons ATGGGGAAGTCGTATCCGACGGTGAGCGAGGAGTACCGCGCGGCGGTGGCGAAGTGCCGCCGCAAGCTCCGGGGCCTCATCGCGGAGAAGAACTGCGCGCCGTTGATGCTCCGCCTGGC GTGGCACTCGGCGGGGACGTACGATGCTCAGACGGGGACGGGGGGCCCGTTCGGGACGATGAGGCATGAGGTGGAGCAGGGACACGGCGCCAATAATGGGCTCGAAATAGCCGTCCGCATACTCGAGCCCATCAAGGCCCAGTTTCCGAACATCTCGTATGGGGACTTCTATCAG CTTGCCGGAGTCGTCGCTGTAGAGATCACCGGCGGGCCGGAGGTTCCTTTCCATCCCGGCCGACAG gACAAGCCTGAGCCTCCCGAAGAAGGTCGGCTTCCCGATGCCACCAAAG GTTCTGATCACCTCCGCGATGTTTTTGGTAAACAAATGGGATTGAGTGACAGGGATATTGTTGCTCTATCTGGCGGGCATACACTG GGAAGATGTCACAAGGAACGTTCTGGTTTTGAGGGAGCCTGGACAACAAACCCCCTTATTTTTGATAACTCGTACTTCAA GGAGCTTCTTAGTGGAGAAAACAAAGATCTGCTCCAACTTCCGTCTGACAAGGCCCTTCTCGCAGATCCTGTTTTCCGTCcttttgttgaaaaatacgcTGCT GATGAGGATGCTTTTTTCGCCGACTACGCTGAAGCTCACATGAAGCTTTCTGAGCTAGG GTTTGCTGATGCTTGA
- the LOC109728300 gene encoding zinc finger CCCH domain-containing protein 11 encodes MPPKNQASKADLAKKQKVVEDKTFGLKNKNKSKNVQKYVQSLQQSVQPKPDPSKAAAKKKKEEEKARDKELNDLFKIAVSQPKVPVGVDPKSILCEFFKAGQCQKGFKCKFSHDLNVQRKGEKIDIYTDKRDQETMEDWDQETLEKVVESKKNEYNQNKPTDIVCKYFLEAVEKKQYGWFWVCPNGGKDCHYRHALPPGYVLKSQMKALLEEEAEKMPIEEEIEEQRSKLTASTPITPELFMQWKNKKMKEREAGLAALRAERAKNDRMSGRELFLSDASLFVDDAEAYDIYEREEEPDAAEERVKDNKTQPEGPSSSTSFSKEAEEVLAEEDDDDDELDIDELNELEASLSKASIQIREPSIEASS; translated from the exons ATGCCGCCGAAGAACCAGGCATCGAAGGCGGACCTCGCGAAGAAGCAGAAGGTCGTGGAGGACAAGACCTTCGGGCTCAAGAACAAGAATAAGAGCAAGAACGTCCAAAAGTACGTCCAGAGCCTCCAACAATCCGTCCAACCCAAGCCCGATCCCAGCAAGGCTGCCGCTAAG aagaagaaggaggaggagaaggcccGGGACAAGGAGCTGAACGATCTCTTCAAGATCGCCGTGAGCCAGCCCAAAGTCCCAGTTG GCGTCGATCCGAAGTCGATACTATGCGAATTCTTCAAGGCGGGGCAGTGCCAGAAGGGGTTCAAGTGCAAGTTCTCGCACGATTTGAATGTCCAGAGGAAAGGGGAAAAGATCGACATTTACACCGACAAGCGTGATCAAG AAACAATGGAGGACTGGGATCAGGAGACACTAGAGAAGGTTGTGGAGTCGAAGAAAAACGAGTACAACCAAAACAAGCCGACCGATATT GTTTGCAAGTACTTTCTCGAAGCAGTGGAGAAGAAACAATATGGCTGGTTTTGGGTTTGCCCTAATGGGGGAAAGGATTGCCACTACAGGCATGCTCTTCCACCTGGATATGTGCTGAAGTCTCAAATGAAGGCTTTGTTGGAGGAAGAGGCTGAAAAAATGCCTATTGAAGAGGAGATTGAAGAACAG CGTTCGAAACTTACAGCTTCCACTCCTATAACTCCCGAATTGTTTATGCAATGGAAGAATAAAAagatgaaagagagagaagccGGCCTTGCTGCCCTGCGTGCAGAGAGGGCGAAGAATGATAGGATGAG TGGTCGTGAGTTGTTTTTGTCGGATGCAAGCTTGTTTGTTGATGATGCCGAAGCATATGATATATATGAAAGAGAGGAAGAACCTGATGCTGCTGAAGAAAGG GTCAAGGATAATAAAACTCAGCCTGAGGGGCCGAGTTCTTCAACTTCATTTAGCAAGGAAGCTGAAGAAGTGCTTGCagaagaggatgatgatgacgatgaatTGGACATAGACGAGCTGAATGAGCTCGAAGCAAGCCTTTCCAAAGCATCTATTCAGATCCGTGAGCCGAGCATAGAGGCATCATCCTAA